In the Nocardia asteroides genome, GGCGCGGGCCGCCGGGGCCGACCGCGGCAACACCGGCGGCACGCTGCGCATCGGCTACCTGCCGATCACCGATGCCGCGCCGCTGCTGGTCGCGCACGGCGCGAACACCGTCGCCGCGGGCACGGTGGACAGCGCCAAGCCGGTGCTCTTCCGCAGCTGGGCCTCGCTCGCCGAGGCTTTCCTGACCCGCCAGGTGGACGTCGTGCACCTGCTCATGCCGCTCGCCGTACAGCTCAGGTACGGGCTCGGCGCGGATGTCCGGGTGCTCGGCTGGAACCACACCAACGGCTCCGCGCTCACCGTCGCCCCGCACATCACCGAGCCGGAGCAGCTGGCGGGCACCCAGGTGGCGATCCCGTTCTGGTGGTCGATCCACAACATCCTGATCCAGCAGTACCTGCGCGCGCACGGGCTGCGCCCGGTGATCCGGCGCTCCGCCGCGCGCGCCGACCGCACCGTCGAACTCGTGGTCATGAGCCCATCGGACATGGTCCCCGCGCTGGCCAACGGCTCGATCGCCGGCTTCACCGTCGCCGACCCGTTCAACGCCGCCGCCCAGGTCCGCGGCATCGGCCGGATCCACCGCTACCTCGGCGACCTGTGGCGCGACCACGCCTGCTGCGCCCTCGTGGTGCACCAGGACCTGCTCGACCGGCGCCCCGAGGTCGCGCAGGCGCTCACCGACGGCGTGGTGGCAGCCCAGCGCCGCATCGACGCCGACCGCCCCGCCACCGCGGCGATGCTGGCCGGCGGCTACCTTCCGCAGCCGCTGCCCGCCATCACCACCGCGCTCACCTACCCGAAACCACCCCCGGTCCGGCACCCGGAGTGGAGCCCGCAGCGCATCGGCTTCCAGGCGTACCCCTACCCGAGCTTCACCAGGGCCCTGATCGAGGCCATGCCCGCGACCGTCGTCGACGGCGACACCAGGTTCCTCACCCGGCTCGACCCCGCCCGGGTGCACGCCGAACTCGTCGACGACCGCTTCGTCCGCGGCAGTCTCGGCGGCGCCGCCCCCACCCGCATCGAGGAGATCGACCCGTCGTGACCGCCACCGTCCTCCCCGATACCGACCCGGTTTCGCGCACCCGCCGCAGCCCGCTCCCCCGCGTCGCCGCCATCGCCGCCGCGCTGGCGCTCTGGTGGCTGGTCACCAGCGTGCTGGCCGGCTCCGACTCGCTGCTCCGCGAATTCGCCCCGCAGCACGTGCCCGGCGCGCTGCACGCGCTGTACGAGCGCGGGGTGCTGCTCTCCGATATCGGGGTCAGCCTGTGGCGGTTGCTGCTCGGGCTGCTGATCGCCGTGACCGTCGGCGTTCCGCTCGGCTTGCTGCTCGGGCTGCACGCCGCGACCGAGCACGCCGTCGCGCCGGTCGTGCAGTTCCTGCGGATGATCTCGCCGCTCTCCTGGGCGCCGATCGCCGTCGCGGTGTTCGGCATCGGCAACCAGCCGGTGGTGTTCCTGGTCGCCGCCGCGGCGGTCTGGCCGATCGTCCTGAACACCAGCGCCGGTGTCCGCGCCATCGACCCCGGTTTGCTGCTGGTCGCCCGCTCCTTCGGCGCCACCCGCCGCGAGCGGCTCTTCGCCGTGGTGCTGCCCGCCATTCGCGGGCACGTGCAGGCGGGGTTGCGGATCGCGCTCGGGATCGCGTGGGTGGTGCTGGTGCCCGCCGAGATGCTCGGCGTGCGTTCGGGTTTGGGCTACCAGATCCTGAACGCGCGGGATCAGCTGGCCTACGACCAGGTCATGGCGGTGATCGTCGTCATCGGCGCGCTCGGCTTCGTCCTCGATTCCGCCGCGCGGGCGGTGCTCGACCGGCGCTGAGGGTTACCGGGGGTGAGCGCTCCGCCGGATATCAGCCCGCCGCGAGCCGATCGACCAGTAGCTCGACCCGCCGCGCGGAATCACCCGGCGGCAACCGGCCCGCGCGGGTGAGCGTGGCGAGCCCGTGCAGGGCCGACCAGACGACCTCGGTGAACAGCCCGGGGTCGACGCCGTCCCCGGCGGCGTCGGCGAGGTTTTCGAGCAGGGCCGCGAAGGCATCCTTCAGCGGCTCCGGGGTGTCCTCGCTCGCGAAGGCCAGGCCGCCGTCGAGCTGGAACATGGCGTCGTAGACCGAGGGGTTGCGCGCGGCGAAGTCGAGGTAGGCGTCGGCGAGGGCGGTGACCCGGGCGCGTGGCCCGTCAGCCGCGCCTGCCGCGGCCCGCACCGCCGCGGCCAGTTCGGCGGCACCCTCGAGGGCGACGGCGCCGATGATCTCGCGCTTGCCCCGGAAGTGGCTGTAGAGCACCGGCTGGCTGTACTCGATGCGCTCGGCGAGCCGCCGGGTGGTGACCGCGTCCCAGCCGTCCCGCGCGGCGAGCTCGCGGGCGGTCGCCACGATCAGGCGCTCCCGCTCCGCCCGCTCGCGCTGCTTCCGTTCCTGTACCGACATAGCTGAATCCTAGCACCGCTAGACAACGGGTCGCCGATAGTTCTAGTGTTGATCCAATAACTAGCAGCACTAGATCGAGAAGGTGGCCATGAACAACGCACTCGCAATCGGCACCATCGTCATCGTCGGCCTGATGGTGGGAGTCGAACTCTCCGTCGCCTTCGTGATCAACCGGATCCTCGACGGCCTCCCCGGCGACGCGGGCCAGCTCGGCCGCGCCCACGGCGGCCGCATGCTCGGCGCCCTCATGCCGTTCTGGTACCTCGGCTCCGTCGCCCTCAGCGCCGTCTGGGCCGCCACCGCCTGGCACGACCCCGGCACCGGCCTCGTCGTCACCGCCACCGCACTGCTGATCGTGAGCGTGGTGATGTCGCTGCTCCTGCTCGTCCCGATCAACAACCGGGCCAAGACGTGGACCGCCGAGAGCCGCCCCGCGGACTGGAAGGAGCAGTCCAACCGCTGGGACCGCTACCACTACGTCCGCGTCGCGATCATCGTCGCCGCCTTCGTCCTACTGACCGCCGCGCGGTGAACGTCGCTGTCGGCACGGCCAACTAGGGTGCACGACGTGCGCGAACTCGACGACCTCCCCTTCGCAGCCCACCTCCACCCCCTGGACGACCCCCTGGACGACGAGGGCGACCACGACCGCACCCTCGTCGAGGGGGACCATCGGCACCTGACCGTGCGCAACGCCCGCTTCACCCAGTGCGCCTTCCGTACGGCCCGCCTGACCGGCACCGACTTCACCGCGACCAGATTCGCCGACTCCTGGCTCCGCAACGCCGACCTCACCGGCACCTCCCTGACCGAAACGTCCTGGCAGGACGTCGAACTCGTCGACTCGACCCTGGCGGGCGCGGAGCTGATCGGCGCGCGGCTGCGCCGGGTCACCTTCGAGGGCTGCAAGCTGGACGGCGCGAACCTGCGCGGCGCCCAGCTGCGCGAGGTGACGTTCCGCGACTGCGTCCTGCGCGACGTCGACCTCGGCGGCGCCAAGCTCACCGGCGTCACCTTCCCGGGCAGCCGGGTGCAGTTCGCGCTCCGCGACACCACGCTGGAGAAGGTCGATCTCCGCGAGGCGGCGAGCATCACGGTCACCGAGGGCGTGCCCGCGCTGCGCGGCGCGATCATCTCGCGAACCCAGATGTTCGAGCTCGCTCCCCTGCTCGCCGCATCGATCGGACTGCTGGTCAGGGACTGATTCGGACATCTCGGGCGTGACCCACCGCACCCCCGCAAACTAGTTGCTTGTGTCAAACAACCGTCGTATAGTTGCTTAACGCAAGCAAGCAAATAGTCTGTTCCGGGAGTGGTGGAGATGGCGGTGTCGAGCACGACGGCCCAGAGCCTGATCGACGAGCTCTACCTCATGGGCCGGGCGATCAAGATGTCGATCGCCAGGAACGAGGACGAGCGGCTGCTCGCCGGCGGCCTCGGGGTGCTGGTCACCCTGGAGGAGCACGGCCCGTGCAGGCAGGGTGATCTGGCGGTATCGATGTGCCTCAGCCCGTCGGCACTGAGCCGCCACGTCGCCGAACTGGTCGCCGATGACCTGCTGAGCAGGCACCCCGATCCGACCGACGGCAGGGCCACAGTCCTGCACATCACCGACCGGGGCCGCGCACTGCTGCGCCGGATCCGGGTCAAACGCGCCGAGGTCATGGCCGCCCTGCTCGACGACTGGGGCGACGACGACGCCGAACGCGCGCGCAGCACCATCCGCACCCTCCGGGAAAAGCTCACCGAACACGCTCTCCGCACCGGCGCGGGCGAGCACCAGCCGGTTCGATAGAAAGTCAGGTATTCGATGTCCACCACAGCCGAGGCGGTGAAAGACCGAGATCCGGCCGCCATGAGTCACCGCGAGATCCTGGAAGCGATGACCGGTCTGCTGGCCGCGCTGTTCACAGCGCTGCTGAGCACCACCATCGTCGCGACCGCGTTGCCGACCATCATCGGCGATCTGAAGGGTTCGCAGACGGCCTACGCCTGGGTCATCACCACGGCGCTGCTCGCCAACGCGGCGACCACCCCGATCTGGGGCAAGCTCGCCGACCTGTTCAACAAGAAACTGCTCGTGCAGTCCGCCATCGTGATCTTCGTGATCGGCTCGGTGATCGCCGGCTTCGCGCACACCGTGCCGCTGCTGCTGGTCGCCCGGGTCATCCAGGGCGTCGGCATGGGCGGGCTGACGGCGCTGGTCGTCGCCATCATCGGCTCGATCGTCTCACCCCGTGAGCGCGGCAGGTACTCCGGCTACATGGGCGCCGTCATGGCGGTCTCGATGTCCGGCGGCCCGATCCTGGGCGGCGTGATCGTGGACAGCCCGCTGGGCTGGCGCTGGTGCTTCTTCGTCTGCGTGCCGCTGGCCGTGATCGCTCTCT is a window encoding:
- a CDS encoding TetR/AcrR family transcriptional regulator gives rise to the protein MSVQERKQRERAERERLIVATARELAARDGWDAVTTRRLAERIEYSQPVLYSHFRGKREIIGAVALEGAAELAAAVRAAAGAADGPRARVTALADAYLDFAARNPSVYDAMFQLDGGLAFASEDTPEPLKDAFAALLENLADAAGDGVDPGLFTEVVWSALHGLATLTRAGRLPPGDSARRVELLVDRLAAG
- a CDS encoding DUF1772 domain-containing protein → MNNALAIGTIVIVGLMVGVELSVAFVINRILDGLPGDAGQLGRAHGGRMLGALMPFWYLGSVALSAVWAATAWHDPGTGLVVTATALLIVSVVMSLLLLVPINNRAKTWTAESRPADWKEQSNRWDRYHYVRVAIIVAAFVLLTAAR
- a CDS encoding MarR family winged helix-turn-helix transcriptional regulator, which gives rise to MAVSSTTAQSLIDELYLMGRAIKMSIARNEDERLLAGGLGVLVTLEEHGPCRQGDLAVSMCLSPSALSRHVAELVADDLLSRHPDPTDGRATVLHITDRGRALLRRIRVKRAEVMAALLDDWGDDDAERARSTIRTLREKLTEHALRTGAGEHQPVR
- a CDS encoding ABC transporter permease encodes the protein MTATVLPDTDPVSRTRRSPLPRVAAIAAALALWWLVTSVLAGSDSLLREFAPQHVPGALHALYERGVLLSDIGVSLWRLLLGLLIAVTVGVPLGLLLGLHAATEHAVAPVVQFLRMISPLSWAPIAVAVFGIGNQPVVFLVAAAAVWPIVLNTSAGVRAIDPGLLLVARSFGATRRERLFAVVLPAIRGHVQAGLRIALGIAWVVLVPAEMLGVRSGLGYQILNARDQLAYDQVMAVIVVIGALGFVLDSAARAVLDRR
- a CDS encoding pentapeptide repeat-containing protein gives rise to the protein MRELDDLPFAAHLHPLDDPLDDEGDHDRTLVEGDHRHLTVRNARFTQCAFRTARLTGTDFTATRFADSWLRNADLTGTSLTETSWQDVELVDSTLAGAELIGARLRRVTFEGCKLDGANLRGAQLREVTFRDCVLRDVDLGGAKLTGVTFPGSRVQFALRDTTLEKVDLREAASITVTEGVPALRGAIISRTQMFELAPLLAASIGLLVRD
- a CDS encoding ABC transporter substrate-binding protein, with the protein product MSLSRRALLCGCAGLVAAGGIAGVADLARAAGADRGNTGGTLRIGYLPITDAAPLLVAHGANTVAAGTVDSAKPVLFRSWASLAEAFLTRQVDVVHLLMPLAVQLRYGLGADVRVLGWNHTNGSALTVAPHITEPEQLAGTQVAIPFWWSIHNILIQQYLRAHGLRPVIRRSAARADRTVELVVMSPSDMVPALANGSIAGFTVADPFNAAAQVRGIGRIHRYLGDLWRDHACCALVVHQDLLDRRPEVAQALTDGVVAAQRRIDADRPATAAMLAGGYLPQPLPAITTALTYPKPPPVRHPEWSPQRIGFQAYPYPSFTRALIEAMPATVVDGDTRFLTRLDPARVHAELVDDRFVRGSLGGAAPTRIEEIDPS